A genomic window from bacterium includes:
- a CDS encoding thiolase family protein, which translates to MTPIYVAAYHQSPFGKLYGVGLTEMVKRAIEALAAEATISASLIDCGAVGSACSVALNGQGLLGGIAAMVPGLAGKPIEAVENACASGGEAVLSVVRKLLAGEGE; encoded by the coding sequence ATGACCCCGATCTACGTCGCCGCCTACCATCAGTCGCCGTTCGGCAAGCTGTACGGCGTCGGGCTGACCGAAATGGTCAAGCGCGCAATCGAGGCGCTCGCCGCCGAGGCGACGATCTCCGCCTCGCTGATCGACTGCGGGGCGGTCGGCTCGGCCTGCAGCGTCGCGCTCAACGGGCAGGGGCTGCTCGGCGGGATCGCGGCGATGGTCCCCGGGCTCGCCGGCAAGCCGATCGAGGCGGTCGAGAACGCCTGCGCGTCGGGCGGCGAGGCGGTCCTCTCGGTCGTGCGGAAGCTGCTCGCCGGCGAGGGGGAG